In one Alnus glutinosa chromosome 12, dhAlnGlut1.1, whole genome shotgun sequence genomic region, the following are encoded:
- the LOC133883098 gene encoding alcohol dehydrogenase 1-like isoform X1 — MSKRDSQVITCKAAVCRGIGEAVKVEEIQVEPPKSCEVRVKILYASLCHTDILCTKGFPIPVFPRVLGHEGVGVVESVGEEVRGLKGGDLVIPTFIGECQECENCLSRKTNLCLKYPVPFSGLMRDDTSRMSIGGQRLYHAFSCSTWSEYTVVDADYVLKLDPGIALPHASIISCGFSTGFGGAWKEAEVEKGSTVAVLGLGAVGLGVLEGARMQGAAKIIGIDKNERKRIKGKAFGMTDFINPDEYDKSISELVKELTGGMGVDYCFECTGVAPLVNEALLATKMGKGQTIVIGEGNHATVEINFLRLVFGGNLKGSIFGGLKVKTDLPVIIEKCKNKEIQLDELMTHEVSLEDIQKAFELLEQPDCVKVLIRL, encoded by the exons ATGTCGAAGAGAGATTCACAGGTCATTACATGCAAAG CGGCGGTGTGTCGGGGAATTGGGGAAGCAGTGAAGGTGGAAGAGATACAAGTAGAGCCACCAAAATCATGTGAAGTTCGAGTCAAAATCCTATATGCTAGTTTGTGTCATACGGACATCTTATGCACCAAAGGCTTTCCAATT CCCGTTTTCCCTCGAGTTCTAGGACATGAAGGTGTTGG TGTTGTGGAGAGTGTGGGTGAGGAAGTAAGAGGTCTAAAAGGAGGAGATCTTGTAATTCCAACCTTCATTGGGGAGTGCCAGGAGTGTGAGAATTGTTTGTCAAGAAAGACCAACTTATGCCTAAAATACCCTGTGCCATTCAGTGGCCTGATGCGTGATGACACGTCACGAATGTCAATCGGAGGGCAGAGGCTGTACCACGCTTTTAGTTGCTCCACGTGGTCCGAGTACACGGTTGTTGACGCTGATTACGTTCTCAAGCTTGATCCAG GTATTGCTCTTCCACATGCTAGCATCATCTCATGTGGATTTTCCACTGGATTTGGGGGTGCATGGAAGGAAGCTGAGGTTGAAAAAGGATCCACTGTGGCTGTTCTTGGCCTTGGTGCTGTTGGATTAGGG GTACTAGAGGGGGCTAGAATGCAAGGGGCAGCAAAGATAATCGGCATTGacaaaaatgagaggaaaagaATAAAGGGAAAAGCTTTTGGAATGACCGACTTTATAAACCCTGATGAATATGATAAATCTATTTCCGAGCTGGTCAAAGAGTTGACCGGTGGAATGGGTGTGGATTATTGCTTTGAATGCACCGGAGTCGCACCCTTGGTCAATGAAGCTCTCCTCGCAACAAAAATG GGAAAGGGACAAACAATAGTAATTGGCGAAGGAAATCATGCAACTGTGGAGATCAATTTCCTTCGCCTCGTGTTTGGCGGAAATTTGAAGGGATCCATTTTTGGAGGGCTCAAAGTCAAAACAGACCTTCCTGTTATAAtcgaaaaatgcaaaaataag GAAATCCAACTTGATGAACTTATGACTCATGAAGTTTCATTGGAAGATATACAAAAAGCATTTGAGCTTTTGGAGCAACCTGATTGTGTGAAGGTTCTTATCAGGCTTTGA
- the LOC133883098 gene encoding alcohol dehydrogenase 1-like isoform X2 — protein sequence MSKRDSQVITCKAAVCRGIGEAVKVEEIQVEPPKSCEVRVKILYASLCHTDILCTKGFPIPVFPRVLGHEGVGVVESVGEEVRGLKGGDLVIPTFIGECQECENCLSRKTNLCLKYPVPFSGLMRDDTSRMSIGGQRLYHAFSCSTWSEYTVVDADYVLKLDPGIALPHASIISCGFSTGFGGAWKEAEVEKGSTVAVLGLGAVGLGVLEGARMQGAAKIIGIDKNERKRIKGKAFGMTDFINPDEYDKSISELVKELTGGMGVDYCFECTGVAPLVNEALLATKMGQTIVIGEGNHATVEINFLRLVFGGNLKGSIFGGLKVKTDLPVIIEKCKNKEIQLDELMTHEVSLEDIQKAFELLEQPDCVKVLIRL from the exons ATGTCGAAGAGAGATTCACAGGTCATTACATGCAAAG CGGCGGTGTGTCGGGGAATTGGGGAAGCAGTGAAGGTGGAAGAGATACAAGTAGAGCCACCAAAATCATGTGAAGTTCGAGTCAAAATCCTATATGCTAGTTTGTGTCATACGGACATCTTATGCACCAAAGGCTTTCCAATT CCCGTTTTCCCTCGAGTTCTAGGACATGAAGGTGTTGG TGTTGTGGAGAGTGTGGGTGAGGAAGTAAGAGGTCTAAAAGGAGGAGATCTTGTAATTCCAACCTTCATTGGGGAGTGCCAGGAGTGTGAGAATTGTTTGTCAAGAAAGACCAACTTATGCCTAAAATACCCTGTGCCATTCAGTGGCCTGATGCGTGATGACACGTCACGAATGTCAATCGGAGGGCAGAGGCTGTACCACGCTTTTAGTTGCTCCACGTGGTCCGAGTACACGGTTGTTGACGCTGATTACGTTCTCAAGCTTGATCCAG GTATTGCTCTTCCACATGCTAGCATCATCTCATGTGGATTTTCCACTGGATTTGGGGGTGCATGGAAGGAAGCTGAGGTTGAAAAAGGATCCACTGTGGCTGTTCTTGGCCTTGGTGCTGTTGGATTAGGG GTACTAGAGGGGGCTAGAATGCAAGGGGCAGCAAAGATAATCGGCATTGacaaaaatgagaggaaaagaATAAAGGGAAAAGCTTTTGGAATGACCGACTTTATAAACCCTGATGAATATGATAAATCTATTTCCGAGCTGGTCAAAGAGTTGACCGGTGGAATGGGTGTGGATTATTGCTTTGAATGCACCGGAGTCGCACCCTTGGTCAATGAAGCTCTCCTCGCAACAAAAATG GGACAAACAATAGTAATTGGCGAAGGAAATCATGCAACTGTGGAGATCAATTTCCTTCGCCTCGTGTTTGGCGGAAATTTGAAGGGATCCATTTTTGGAGGGCTCAAAGTCAAAACAGACCTTCCTGTTATAAtcgaaaaatgcaaaaataag GAAATCCAACTTGATGAACTTATGACTCATGAAGTTTCATTGGAAGATATACAAAAAGCATTTGAGCTTTTGGAGCAACCTGATTGTGTGAAGGTTCTTATCAGGCTTTGA
- the LOC133883098 gene encoding alcohol dehydrogenase 1-like isoform X3, which produces MSKRDSQVITCKAAVCRGIGEAVKVEEIQVEPPKSCEVRVKILYASLCHTDILCTKGFPIPVFPRVLGHEGVGVVESVGEEVRGLKGGDLVIPTFIGECQECENCLSRKTNLCLKYPVPFSGLMRDDTSRMSIGGQRLYHAFSCSTWSEYTVVDADYVLKLDPGIALPHASIISCGFSTGFGGAWKEAEVEKGSTVAVLGLGAVGLGVLEGARMQGAAKIIGIDKNERKRIKGKAFGMTDFINPDEYDKSISELVKELTGGMGVDYCFECTGVAPLVNEALLATKMEIQLDELMTHEVSLEDIQKAFELLEQPDCVKVLIRL; this is translated from the exons ATGTCGAAGAGAGATTCACAGGTCATTACATGCAAAG CGGCGGTGTGTCGGGGAATTGGGGAAGCAGTGAAGGTGGAAGAGATACAAGTAGAGCCACCAAAATCATGTGAAGTTCGAGTCAAAATCCTATATGCTAGTTTGTGTCATACGGACATCTTATGCACCAAAGGCTTTCCAATT CCCGTTTTCCCTCGAGTTCTAGGACATGAAGGTGTTGG TGTTGTGGAGAGTGTGGGTGAGGAAGTAAGAGGTCTAAAAGGAGGAGATCTTGTAATTCCAACCTTCATTGGGGAGTGCCAGGAGTGTGAGAATTGTTTGTCAAGAAAGACCAACTTATGCCTAAAATACCCTGTGCCATTCAGTGGCCTGATGCGTGATGACACGTCACGAATGTCAATCGGAGGGCAGAGGCTGTACCACGCTTTTAGTTGCTCCACGTGGTCCGAGTACACGGTTGTTGACGCTGATTACGTTCTCAAGCTTGATCCAG GTATTGCTCTTCCACATGCTAGCATCATCTCATGTGGATTTTCCACTGGATTTGGGGGTGCATGGAAGGAAGCTGAGGTTGAAAAAGGATCCACTGTGGCTGTTCTTGGCCTTGGTGCTGTTGGATTAGGG GTACTAGAGGGGGCTAGAATGCAAGGGGCAGCAAAGATAATCGGCATTGacaaaaatgagaggaaaagaATAAAGGGAAAAGCTTTTGGAATGACCGACTTTATAAACCCTGATGAATATGATAAATCTATTTCCGAGCTGGTCAAAGAGTTGACCGGTGGAATGGGTGTGGATTATTGCTTTGAATGCACCGGAGTCGCACCCTTGGTCAATGAAGCTCTCCTCGCAACAAAAATG GAAATCCAACTTGATGAACTTATGACTCATGAAGTTTCATTGGAAGATATACAAAAAGCATTTGAGCTTTTGGAGCAACCTGATTGTGTGAAGGTTCTTATCAGGCTTTGA
- the LOC133851062 gene encoding uncharacterized protein LOC133851062, producing the protein MEDQDWSQWHHLIFCQEMENDDQNYVVCWLCKESVLGRPAYRCLECNFLQHKSCIEPTQAIKMEVKHNLRERHHLMFIEEVDNYGGKEEVVCPGCEEPVFGPAYKCSIPGCTFPLHKPCTELSRMIQHPVHPDHTLALRVPSTDNCCNVCGKFCGGSFFYNCSPCDFDVDIKCVSRWQFSDEECHQHALFPMRKQMQFTCEACAEESKDIAYLCSICRVLIHRKCDRFPHTIKTNTHDHTLTRTYSLRQVEKHDNVFCKLCYKRVNTEYAAYSCRKCGNYITHLNCAYWVQDSSSTTEPVASNSIGYESHLVHLVEGINLTEDEKAGPKKIRHFSHPQHNLILTDEELMEYKRCEACMQFVISGTPFYGCAQCNFFLHVRCAKLPSSIKRGLFHQHPLTLLSQAPHTGGLFRCRACRRLRHGFTYRCDKCVWYNLDVQCCLIPETLKHEAHQHSLFLAMSSFGTCNACSEGGSKFVCTDCEFTLCFRCATLPLIARYEHDIHLLTLSSTREYDPEEYYCLICEEERDPDYWFYYCVKCSRRKHLKWRGSVSAQDMVKEANLQPSEGHDFVLAFPCTYLKTKLNFMCYDNMPNEGGVYLSHAGIHFVTWFYNQVYGQIIWGGFGHPKYS; encoded by the exons ATGGAGGATCAAGATTGGAGTCAATGGCATCACTTGATCTTTTGTCAAGAGATGGAAAACGATGACCAAAATTATGTTGTTTGTTGGCTTTGCAAAGAATCAGTATTGGGACGTCCCGCCTACAGATGCTTGGAATGCAACTTCCTCCAACATAAATCGTGCATCGAGCCAACACAAGCAATAAAGATGGAGGTCAAACATAATTTGAGGGAAAGACATCACTTGATGTTCATAGAAGAGGTGGACAATTATGGTGGCAAGGAGGAAGTTGTTTGCCCAGGATGCGAGGAACCGGTTTTTGGTCCCGCTTACAAGTGCTCCATACCCGGATGCACCTTTCCCCTCCACAAACCGTGCACCGAGCTATCCCGCATGATACAACACCCCGTGCACCCAGATCACACCCTTGCTCTTCGAGTGCCATCAACGGATAATTGTTGCAATGTCTGCGGCAAATTTTGCGGTGGATCCTTCTTCTACAATTGTTCCCCCTGCGATTTTGACGTCGACATCAAATGTGTTTCCCGTTGGCAATTTAGTGATGAGGAGTGCCACCAACACGCGCTCTTTCCCATGCGGAAGCAGATGCAGTTCACTTGCGAAGCGTGTGCCGAAGAAAGCAAGGATATCGCCTACCTATGTAGCATCTGCCGAGTCTTGATTCATCGTAAGTGTGATCGATTTCCACACACTATCAAAACTAATACACATGATCACACCCTTACTCGCACCTATTCTCTTCGTCAAGTCGAGAAGCACGACAACGTATTTTGTAAACTCTGTTATAAAAGGGTGAATACAGAGTACGCAGCTTACTCTTGTCGGAAATGTGGTAATTACATTACTCACTTGAATTGTGCATATTGGGTCCAAGACTCTAGTTCGACCACTGAGCCGGTGGCCAGTAATTCCATTGGCTATGAATCTCATTTGGTTCATTTGGTGGAGGGGATCAATCTAACGGAGGATGAAAAAGCTGGTCCTAAGAAGATCAGACATTTCAGTCATCCACAACACAATTTAATCCTCACGGATGAAGAGCTTATGGAGTATAAGCGTTGTGAGGCGTGTATGCAATTTGTAATCTCTGGCACCCCGTTTTATGGATGTGCCCAATGCAACTTCTTCCTTCATGTTAGATGTGCAAAACTACCCTCATCGATTAAGCGAGGGCTATTTCACCAACATCCGCTCACACTCCTCTCACAAGCACCTCACACGGGTGGATTGTTCCGGTGTCGTGCTTGTAGACGTCTTCGCCATGGCTTCACCTATAGATGTGACAAATGTGTATGGTACAACTTAGACGTTCAGTGTTGCTTAATTCCGGAAACCCTTAAACATGAAGCTCACCAACACTCCCTCTTCCTTGCTATGAGTTCTTTCGGAACTTGCAATGCATGTAGTGAAGGTGGTTCGAAATTCGTGTGCACTGATTGCGAGTTCACCTTGTGTTTTAGATGTGCAACTCTTCCTCTCATAGCTAGATATGAACATGATATACATCTCCTAACACTCTCCTCTACGCGTGAATATGATCCTGAAGAATATTATTGTctaatttgtgaagaagaaagagatcCAGACTATTGGTTCTATTACTGTGTAAAAT GTTCAAGACGCAaacatttgaaatggagaggatccgtttCTGCTCAGGACATGGTGAAAGAGGCCAATTTGCAGCCTTCGGAAGGCCATGATTTTGTGTTGGCCTTTCCCTGTACTTATCTTAAGACCAAGTTGAATTTTATGTGTTATGACAATATGCCAAATGAGGGAGGGGTTTATTTAAGTCACGCGGGGATACACTTTGTTACTTGGTTTTATAATCAAGTTTATGGACAAATCATTTggggtgggttcggccaccccaaataTTCTTAG